A portion of the Sphaerochaeta pleomorpha str. Grapes genome contains these proteins:
- the udk gene encoding uridine kinase has translation MKEVKIIGITGGSGSGKSTIVRKIAEVCSDFVFIAQDNYYRSATFISNANITAFNFDHPDAFDMELLFQHLSDLKKGKPIQMPQYDFVHHRRKEETVFVEPKPLVIIEGLMVLYEKNIRDLLDLKLYVDTPDDIRFIRRLKRDIAERGRTVDSVCSQYLEVVRPGHFNFIEPTKEYADIIIPEGGYNENALSVLIPFVKELSR, from the coding sequence ATCAAGGAAGTGAAAATAATTGGGATTACCGGAGGTTCTGGATCAGGTAAGTCCACAATTGTCAGAAAGATTGCCGAAGTTTGTTCCGATTTTGTCTTTATTGCCCAGGATAATTATTATCGTTCGGCTACTTTTATTTCAAATGCAAACATTACGGCTTTTAATTTCGATCATCCTGATGCGTTTGACATGGAATTGCTCTTTCAGCATTTGAGTGACCTGAAAAAGGGGAAGCCCATCCAGATGCCACAATATGATTTTGTGCATCATAGACGAAAAGAAGAGACTGTTTTTGTTGAACCCAAGCCACTTGTTATTATTGAGGGACTCATGGTGCTCTATGAGAAAAATATACGAGACCTGCTTGATTTGAAGTTATATGTAGATACCCCGGACGATATACGGTTTATACGCAGGCTCAAGAGAGATATTGCGGAACGTGGCCGTACAGTCGATAGTGTTTGCAGCCAGTATCTGGAAGTGGTGAGGCCGGGGCATTTCAATTTTATTGAGCCTACGAAGGAATATGCCGATATCATCATCCCTGAAGGCGGATACAACGAAAATGCACTCTCTGTTCTCATTCCTTTTGTAAAAGAACTTTCTCGTTAG
- the lepA gene encoding translation elongation factor 4 codes for MSKDSSLTRNFCIIAHIDHGKSTLADRFIEKAKLGVTRGPAQSQILDNMDIERERGITIKSQAVTIPYTAKDGKTYELNLVDTPGHVDFSYEVSRAISSCEGALLLVDASQGVEAQTIANLYMAVEHNLTVIPVINKIDLASADIPACLHQIDHDLGLDTDLTVQVSAKTGVGVDELFESIVTNIEPPQGSDAAPLQALIFDSHYDAYRGVIVHCRVVEGVMKVGDEITFMHSDASYKLEEVGIFQLGLVKTGELHYGDVGYCVAGVKTISDIRVGDTITSVINPAKSPLPGFKDVKPVVFSSIYPVDTNDYEELNDAIERLKLNDASLIYEKDSSAALGFGFRCGFLGMLHLEVVQERIEREFNLSIVFTSPSVSYIVHMRNGDVLHIDNPLTYPEPMQVEYAEEPYIRANVITPTQYVGPIITLCMEKRGVQTGMNYLDEKRVELVYDMPLAEVLFDFYDRLKSISRGYASFDYEVNGYKKTDLVRMDILVNGEPVDALSQLVFRGNSQKRGRQVCSRLVGEIPRQQFKIAIQAAIGGTIVSRETINAYRKDVTAKCYGGDIGRKRKLLDKQKEGKKRMKMVGNVEIPQGAFLAVLKSDETSS; via the coding sequence ATGTCGAAGGATTCTTCACTCACAAGAAATTTCTGTATTATTGCCCATATAGACCACGGTAAATCGACGCTTGCCGATCGTTTTATCGAGAAAGCCAAACTCGGTGTTACCAGGGGACCTGCCCAGTCGCAGATCCTCGATAACATGGATATAGAGAGAGAACGGGGAATCACGATTAAAAGTCAGGCCGTTACGATTCCCTATACTGCAAAAGACGGTAAAACCTACGAGTTGAATCTTGTCGATACTCCGGGACATGTTGACTTTTCTTACGAGGTCTCCCGGGCGATCAGTTCCTGTGAAGGAGCCTTGTTGCTCGTTGATGCATCCCAGGGGGTAGAAGCCCAAACGATAGCCAACCTCTATATGGCAGTTGAGCATAACCTGACGGTTATCCCTGTCATAAACAAGATTGACTTGGCTTCTGCCGATATTCCTGCATGCCTTCACCAGATTGACCATGACCTTGGGTTGGATACTGATCTGACCGTGCAGGTCAGTGCAAAGACAGGGGTGGGAGTCGATGAGCTTTTTGAGTCGATTGTCACTAATATTGAACCTCCCCAGGGTAGCGACGCAGCTCCTCTCCAGGCTCTGATCTTTGATTCCCATTATGATGCCTACCGCGGGGTTATCGTGCATTGCCGTGTTGTCGAAGGGGTAATGAAGGTCGGGGATGAAATAACCTTTATGCACAGTGATGCCAGCTATAAACTTGAAGAAGTCGGAATTTTCCAGCTTGGGCTGGTAAAGACCGGTGAGCTTCATTATGGCGATGTAGGGTATTGTGTAGCAGGGGTCAAGACCATCAGCGATATCCGTGTCGGCGATACGATTACCAGTGTCATAAACCCTGCAAAGAGTCCTTTGCCTGGATTCAAGGATGTCAAACCTGTTGTCTTCAGCTCTATTTATCCGGTTGACACCAATGACTATGAAGAGTTGAATGATGCCATCGAGCGCTTGAAGCTCAATGATGCATCGCTTATCTATGAAAAAGATTCTTCGGCCGCACTTGGCTTTGGATTCAGGTGTGGGTTTCTGGGCATGCTTCATCTTGAAGTAGTTCAGGAACGCATCGAACGTGAGTTCAACCTTTCCATTGTGTTCACGAGTCCTTCTGTCTCCTATATCGTGCATATGAGAAACGGTGATGTGTTACATATCGATAATCCTTTGACTTACCCGGAACCGATGCAGGTAGAGTATGCCGAAGAACCCTATATCCGTGCGAATGTGATTACCCCGACCCAGTATGTCGGGCCAATCATTACCCTTTGCATGGAGAAACGTGGGGTACAGACCGGGATGAACTATCTGGATGAGAAGCGTGTCGAACTTGTCTACGATATGCCCCTTGCGGAAGTCCTGTTTGATTTCTATGACCGTCTCAAGTCCATATCGCGGGGCTATGCTTCGTTTGATTACGAAGTGAACGGGTACAAGAAGACAGATTTGGTCAGAATGGATATTCTGGTAAACGGTGAACCTGTCGATGCGCTCAGCCAATTGGTTTTCCGCGGAAACAGCCAGAAAAGGGGACGGCAGGTCTGTTCAAGGCTGGTCGGGGAAATTCCTCGCCAGCAGTTCAAGATTGCCATCCAGGCTGCTATAGGCGGTACCATAGTCAGCAGGGAAACCATCAATGCCTATCGCAAGGATGTCACTGCAAAGTGCTACGGCGGTGATATTGGGAGAAAGCGAAAGTTGTTGGATAAGCAGAAAGAAGGTAAGAAACGGATGAAGATGGTTGGGAATGTAGAGATACCTCAGGGTGCTTTCCTAGCTGTCTTGAAAAGTGACGAAACCTCCTCATAG
- a CDS encoding TIM barrel protein yields MQFSVCIDSLFQGQVTTETFTHLKSMGFDYVEWWLNEGRDLDALEASMQATGISCHAFCTPFISLVDPSFQNQYLEELEKTLVISQRFGNPVIISQMGQATEESHEQQLEYLAAGLDRCAPLMQKYERLLVIEPLNTRLDHKGYSVSRSGDAVAVLKLVDSPRIKMLYDIYHQQISEGDILTRLQKYLPWIGHIHAAGVPGRGELDTGELSYRRIFSALEGMGYTQKVGLEYFPKRPPFEGLQMFVQRRET; encoded by the coding sequence ATGCAGTTCAGTGTCTGTATCGATTCTCTCTTCCAGGGTCAGGTTACTACAGAAACGTTTACCCATTTGAAAAGCATGGGGTTTGACTATGTCGAGTGGTGGTTGAATGAAGGGCGTGACCTTGATGCCCTGGAGGCTTCGATGCAGGCAACAGGTATTTCATGCCATGCTTTTTGCACACCTTTTATCTCCTTGGTGGATCCTTCTTTCCAAAATCAATACCTTGAAGAGTTGGAGAAGACCCTGGTTATTTCCCAGAGGTTTGGGAATCCTGTTATTATAAGCCAGATGGGACAGGCTACGGAAGAATCCCATGAACAGCAGCTGGAGTATCTTGCCGCGGGCCTTGACCGTTGCGCGCCCCTTATGCAGAAGTACGAGCGGTTGCTGGTTATTGAACCGCTGAATACGCGCTTGGACCACAAGGGCTATTCGGTAAGCCGTAGCGGCGATGCCGTTGCGGTCCTCAAGCTCGTGGATAGCCCCAGGATCAAGATGCTCTATGATATCTATCACCAACAGATCAGCGAAGGTGATATTCTTACCAGATTGCAGAAATATCTACCCTGGATAGGGCATATCCATGCGGCTGGGGTTCCCGGGAGAGGTGAACTGGATACCGGGGAATTGAGTTATAGGCGGATTTTCTCAGCTTTGGAGGGAATGGGGTATACACAGAAGGTCGGTTTGGAGTATTTTCCCAAAAGGCCTCCATTTGAAGGTTTGCAGATGTTTGTCCAGAGGAGAGAAACGTGA
- a CDS encoding aldose epimerase family protein, producing MLSKQSFGFTPDKEEILLVTLSNGPFSVEILSLGGIIRSLKTPDREGNIGDIVLGFDDPLENLKSTTYFGQIVGRFANRIAKGRYSIDGTEYQMETNDGPNALHNGKSNFGWRNWHVETFEWSGSPGVVLSLFSPDGDGGMPGSLNITVTYLLRSNGELMIEYEATTTKKTIVNMTNHSYFNLAGAANGTILDHEVKLECDHYLEVDKSLIPTGKILSVSGTPFDFTKAKPLGRDMLKAGGYDHCFVVSKHATKLFEFAQVYEPVSGRTMKISTTMPAVQMYTGNFLNGNDIGKGNVRYAKHAGVCFETQFFPDSPNHPNFPSCVLEPSSVYKHTTVFAFGAK from the coding sequence ATGCTTTCAAAACAATCCTTTGGCTTTACCCCAGATAAAGAAGAAATACTATTGGTTACCCTGTCCAATGGTCCTTTCAGTGTAGAGATACTCAGCCTCGGCGGTATTATCCGCTCACTGAAGACCCCGGACAGGGAAGGCAATATCGGTGATATCGTGCTTGGGTTTGACGACCCCTTGGAAAACTTGAAATCTACAACGTATTTTGGCCAGATTGTGGGGCGTTTTGCAAACCGCATTGCCAAGGGCAGGTATTCGATCGATGGGACTGAATATCAGATGGAGACGAATGACGGTCCCAATGCCCTCCATAACGGAAAAAGCAATTTTGGCTGGAGAAACTGGCATGTAGAGACTTTCGAGTGGTCAGGTTCCCCTGGTGTGGTCTTGAGCCTTTTCAGTCCTGACGGTGATGGGGGTATGCCAGGATCCCTGAATATTACTGTCACCTATCTGCTTCGCTCAAATGGTGAGCTGATGATTGAGTATGAAGCTACTACTACAAAGAAAACCATTGTAAACATGACGAACCACAGCTATTTCAACCTTGCAGGGGCTGCAAACGGTACTATCCTTGACCATGAGGTCAAATTGGAATGTGACCATTACCTTGAAGTTGACAAATCGCTGATTCCCACCGGGAAAATCCTGAGTGTCTCAGGGACACCTTTTGATTTTACAAAGGCAAAACCGTTGGGCAGGGATATGCTGAAAGCAGGGGGGTACGACCATTGTTTCGTTGTTTCAAAGCATGCAACGAAACTGTTTGAGTTTGCCCAGGTCTATGAACCAGTATCAGGCAGGACAATGAAAATCAGTACGACAATGCCTGCTGTCCAGATGTATACAGGTAATTTTCTCAATGGAAATGATATCGGGAAAGGGAACGTAAGGTATGCAAAACATGCCGGCGTATGTTTTGAGACACAGTTTTTCCCTGATAGCCCGAATCATCCGAATTTCCCGTCCTGTGTCCTAGAGCCTTCCTCAGTGTATAAACACACGACGGTGTTCGCTTTTGGAGCAAAATAA
- the yidD gene encoding membrane protein insertion efficiency factor YidD → MEKLSTVLHRLLKNIFLVPVYLYKGLLSPFFGQSCIYSPSCSSYMVDAVFKHGCIKGGIMGLARIFRCSRMFMGGKDLVPETWSWKAIKDAYILFRRH, encoded by the coding sequence ATGGAAAAACTTAGTACTGTTCTGCATAGGTTGTTAAAGAATATATTCCTCGTTCCTGTATACCTCTATAAAGGGTTGCTTTCCCCTTTCTTCGGACAAAGCTGCATCTATTCTCCGAGTTGCTCATCCTATATGGTAGACGCCGTTTTCAAACATGGCTGCATAAAGGGCGGAATAATGGGTCTGGCGCGCATATTTCGTTGCAGCAGGATGTTTATGGGCGGAAAAGACCTTGTCCCTGAAACCTGGTCCTGGAAAGCCATTAAAGACGCGTACATCCTCTTCCGCCGCCATTAG
- the ftsH gene encoding ATP-dependent zinc metalloprotease FtsH, translating to MKFRNDNQEPDTENQPDKKDDKQYWQGRSDDGKKPSFMPKNNPKNRFALIVFITLAIMFTYMFFDSTSNAKDQVVPYTTFLSYVESNQVTKVEIKEQTQIHFSLENGISAQTRIPYFDDGLLAVLKAHKVSVTGSAQEISFLQILIQLLPWLIFIGFTVMLYRQTSGMNGKMMSSLGKSKAKEYMEGDTKTTFKDVAGQIEAKYELEEVVAFLKHPDHFTKVGAKIPRGVLLVGPPGTGKTLLAKAVAGESGVSFFHTSGSDFVEMFVGMGAARVRDLFEQARKHSPCILFIDELDAVGRTRGGGLGGGNDEREQTLNQILVEMDGFETTAGVIVMAATNRPDVLDPALLRPGRFDRQVVVDLPDIKEREAILKIHCRKINLESDVDLKRLARGSAGTSGADLANMVNEAALFAARKNKTTVSMADMEEAIDKVLLGVARKSRAMSDEEKMATAYHEAGHTLLHYYLKNLDPLHKVTIIPHGRALGLTVSLPERDPYTKRRSMLNDWIKVCMGGYVAEDLVYGETTTGTSNDIKQATDIARRMVTEWGMSGLGFVNLADESEPLFLGREITQHKDYSDETARRIDEEVQKILAEAMAETHSILSVHRDQLDLLTKVLVEKETLDDKQVRILLGFELLDSQKTPREEAGVEMTDKPEEASSEETAQAQTDEPQETPREDVKQDQSETNV from the coding sequence GTGAAATTTAGAAACGATAATCAGGAACCTGATACAGAAAACCAGCCCGATAAAAAGGATGATAAGCAATACTGGCAAGGCCGGTCGGATGATGGAAAAAAGCCTTCGTTCATGCCTAAAAACAATCCCAAAAACCGTTTTGCCCTGATTGTATTCATTACCCTGGCAATTATGTTTACCTATATGTTTTTTGATAGTACGTCAAATGCAAAGGACCAGGTTGTTCCCTATACGACGTTCCTTTCCTACGTTGAATCAAACCAGGTGACCAAGGTCGAGATCAAGGAACAGACACAGATCCATTTCTCGCTTGAGAATGGTATTTCTGCGCAGACAAGGATTCCCTATTTTGACGATGGTCTTCTCGCTGTCTTGAAAGCCCACAAAGTCTCTGTCACCGGTTCGGCCCAAGAGATTTCTTTCTTGCAGATTTTGATTCAACTGCTCCCTTGGTTGATTTTTATTGGCTTTACCGTAATGCTTTACCGCCAAACAAGCGGCATGAATGGAAAGATGATGTCCTCTTTGGGTAAGAGCAAGGCCAAAGAATATATGGAAGGGGATACAAAGACCACGTTCAAGGATGTTGCAGGCCAGATAGAGGCCAAATATGAATTGGAAGAGGTGGTTGCCTTTCTCAAGCATCCTGACCATTTTACCAAGGTCGGAGCTAAGATTCCCCGTGGCGTATTGCTTGTGGGACCTCCCGGAACAGGTAAAACCCTGTTGGCCAAGGCGGTCGCAGGCGAAAGTGGTGTTTCCTTTTTCCATACCAGCGGTTCCGATTTTGTCGAGATGTTTGTCGGCATGGGGGCTGCCCGGGTCAGGGATCTGTTCGAACAAGCCAGAAAACACTCACCCTGTATCCTGTTCATCGACGAATTGGATGCAGTCGGGCGTACCCGCGGAGGTGGGCTTGGTGGGGGAAACGATGAACGTGAGCAGACTTTGAACCAGATTCTTGTTGAAATGGATGGGTTTGAAACTACCGCAGGCGTTATTGTCATGGCTGCCACCAACAGACCTGATGTCTTGGACCCGGCATTGCTTCGCCCGGGACGTTTCGACCGACAGGTCGTAGTCGATCTTCCGGATATCAAGGAACGTGAGGCTATTTTGAAAATTCACTGCAGGAAGATTAACCTGGAGAGCGATGTGGATCTCAAACGTCTTGCCCGTGGTTCTGCAGGAACCAGTGGAGCCGACCTTGCAAATATGGTCAATGAGGCTGCTTTGTTTGCTGCCAGGAAGAATAAGACAACTGTTAGCATGGCTGACATGGAAGAGGCAATTGATAAAGTCCTCCTCGGGGTTGCCCGCAAGAGTAGGGCAATGTCCGATGAGGAAAAAATGGCAACAGCCTATCATGAGGCCGGCCATACTCTTTTGCATTACTATCTCAAGAATCTCGATCCGTTGCACAAGGTTACAATTATCCCCCATGGAAGAGCTTTGGGCCTGACTGTCAGTCTGCCCGAGCGAGACCCGTATACGAAGAGACGCTCGATGCTCAACGATTGGATCAAAGTCTGTATGGGTGGCTACGTAGCCGAGGATCTGGTGTACGGTGAAACAACCACCGGTACCAGCAATGATATAAAGCAGGCAACCGATATTGCCAGGCGTATGGTAACCGAATGGGGTATGAGCGGTCTGGGGTTTGTCAATCTTGCAGATGAGTCAGAACCGTTGTTCCTTGGCAGGGAGATTACCCAGCACAAGGATTATAGTGATGAAACGGCACGAAGGATTGATGAGGAAGTACAGAAGATATTGGCTGAAGCTATGGCTGAAACCCATTCGATTCTTTCTGTTCACCGAGACCAGTTGGATTTGCTGACCAAGGTCTTGGTCGAGAAAGAGACGTTGGATGACAAGCAGGTTCGAATACTCCTTGGCTTTGAGCTTTTGGATAGCCAGAAGACTCCCCGTGAAGAAGCGGGAGTGGAAATGACTGATAAGCCCGAAGAAGCTTCCAGCGAAGAAACGGCCCAGGCCCAGACCGATGAGCCCCAAGAGACTCCCCGCGAAGATGTGAAACAGGACCAGAGCGAAACTAACGTATAA
- the tilS gene encoding tRNA lysidine(34) synthetase TilS translates to MPIIDETVPNEIRLFLQKQGIARDDLIVVAFSGGSDSLAMLAAFSSLMEEGSLLAVYVNHRIRSDSELAIELALNEKNCKELGIPLVVIDLGFGEVERVSLLRSSGIEEAARTLRYAALSRICQEKGARFLATAHTCDDQMETVLMRVFHGSPVSALGGIDPFRKNHFDGISLIRPVLELSHVQLQRYLQDRGIGWTEDSTNLCDKYFRNALRHTVSPAILSLFPQAYSALSRLHKRTREVSDFLEREATKAMEQVGCSLPVSIGLPYFLSIEPLVRDTVLYRMFDLLCGEKPIRISYAMIQRIRDGLESSKEDATWTISAFGTTARFSHGVFTWEKENTAYQYCLELKKDGKECIVELPDGFSLAVRQYKEDSDPTLIRIGIGILENPIVRSPLEGDTISLQGKTVLLSKLFSEWKIPASLQPCIPVLEDKQGIVAVFGRIYGGRDRLCARCKSTLAHDPTNIYSIIKRNECREI, encoded by the coding sequence TTGCCTATAATCGACGAAACAGTCCCCAATGAAATTCGTCTTTTTTTGCAAAAACAGGGAATTGCCCGTGACGACCTGATAGTAGTCGCCTTTAGCGGGGGTAGCGATTCTTTGGCAATGCTTGCCGCTTTTTCTTCCTTGATGGAAGAGGGTTCCTTGCTTGCCGTATATGTCAACCATAGAATCAGGAGTGACAGCGAACTTGCCATAGAACTTGCATTGAACGAAAAGAATTGTAAGGAGCTTGGCATCCCCCTTGTGGTTATCGACTTGGGATTCGGTGAAGTCGAACGGGTAAGCCTGCTGCGTTCCTCGGGTATCGAAGAGGCTGCGCGTACCTTGCGGTATGCTGCCTTGTCCCGGATTTGCCAGGAAAAAGGGGCTCGGTTTTTGGCGACAGCCCATACCTGCGATGATCAGATGGAAACAGTGCTCATGAGGGTTTTCCATGGTAGCCCTGTTTCCGCGCTGGGGGGGATCGACCCTTTCAGGAAGAATCATTTTGATGGAATCTCTCTTATTAGACCTGTTTTGGAGCTCAGCCACGTGCAGTTGCAGAGGTATTTGCAGGACCGTGGAATTGGCTGGACAGAGGATTCGACAAACCTTTGCGACAAATATTTCCGCAATGCCCTTCGCCATACGGTTTCCCCTGCAATCCTCTCTTTGTTCCCCCAAGCCTACTCAGCTTTGTCCCGGCTACATAAAAGAACAAGGGAAGTCTCTGATTTTCTTGAAAGAGAGGCGACAAAAGCAATGGAGCAGGTGGGGTGCTCCTTGCCTGTCAGCATCGGCCTTCCTTATTTCCTATCCATAGAACCCCTTGTCAGGGATACTGTGCTCTATCGGATGTTCGATCTACTTTGTGGGGAAAAACCAATACGCATAAGCTATGCCATGATACAAAGGATCCGGGATGGGCTGGAATCCAGCAAGGAAGACGCAACCTGGACAATCTCTGCCTTTGGCACCACAGCGCGATTTTCGCACGGTGTGTTTACCTGGGAAAAAGAAAACACTGCATATCAATACTGCCTTGAGTTGAAAAAGGATGGGAAGGAGTGTATTGTGGAACTTCCTGACGGTTTTTCGCTCGCTGTGAGGCAATATAAGGAAGATTCTGACCCGACATTGATTCGCATAGGTATCGGAATCCTCGAAAACCCTATTGTCCGTTCACCTCTGGAAGGGGATACGATTTCCCTGCAGGGCAAAACTGTTTTGCTTTCCAAGCTTTTTTCTGAGTGGAAGATACCTGCTTCCCTCCAACCTTGTATTCCTGTACTTGAAGACAAACAAGGTATAGTTGCTGTTTTCGGAAGGATTTATGGAGGGCGTGACAGGCTGTGTGCCAGATGTAAAAGCACCCTTGCCCATGACCCGACAAATATATATAGTATTATAAAAAGGAACGAATGCCGTGAAATTTAG
- a CDS encoding 5'-nucleotidase C-terminal domain-containing protein, with protein MKRLSRTIMTAMLVALLAFTLVGCQSTAKVESIPPAPVVEPAPEPVAPVAEVPATIEKVAEPVKVAAPVEVAAPAKVAEPVKVEPAKAVAPQEMTEYPYGVKLIEKNNSGTKVFDLFIVHTNDINGNIYAENGGMGVAKLSTMLKAAQGITDNWLLLNSGSVGELPASAFQTAADVIDGLGYDAYTPQAIQLATGIAGTKKAIPLSANALDSKGYLVAQPYQVYDFNGFKVAVVGLVAPKAIQGVSFTSDLILQNAQAAIDIAKQYVDYVVVLGDLGSKGQLNSDFVCQNLNGIDLFVDGNGSAEAKTVNGTLIVRADQNLQSLGAVQLHVENGAVTATYPMILPAKDVLDPAHSQIAKAFSGVAQAYGYSLTSVPEDPAIVSLIGPTPVKKAAVVAPAKAAAPAKAAEPAPVVAPAPVVAPAPAPAPAPAKVAVEAKKPEIVYPYGVKEIQKNEDGAKEFDLFVVHTNDVHARITPADGGMGYSKLATMLKMGRALTDNILLLDAGDVTHGTNLANMFEGEPVGVLLDMLGYDAVAPGNHDFNYGKDRLIEAAKYAEANTSLKVLSANILDKDGYLVFQPYQVYDFNGFKVAVVGLTTPDTATKTHPKNVQGLSFMDDVIIQNAQAAIDVARSMVDYIIVLGHIGLDYDGASGITSDLICQNVKGIDLFVDGHSHTTLEQGKKVGDTLIVQTGSYMQNVGVVQIHVKNGKVTATYPMLIPAKDVLDPKNSAMAKAYGITDIPNDPQVDEYVGYMTAKLGDQLNRVIATIPETLQGERADVRTKQTNLSKLITKAMTEESGADFAITNGGGIRTSIAAGNVTVGDVVKVLPFTNIITVCEIKGSEVYAALEHGYSMLPETNGAFSQTDLQVVYNRYAAPGKRILRVLLNGKVLDKNATYKVATNDFMAAGGDGYTMFGKVLTEGSLLSDVFMDYLAANYPVK; from the coding sequence GTGAAACGTCTTTCAAGAACAATTATGACAGCAATGCTGGTTGCTTTGTTGGCTTTTACCCTTGTAGGTTGTCAAAGTACCGCAAAGGTTGAGTCAATTCCACCGGCCCCTGTTGTAGAACCTGCTCCCGAGCCCGTAGCTCCCGTAGCAGAAGTTCCCGCAACCATCGAAAAGGTTGCAGAACCTGTAAAGGTTGCAGCACCTGTAGAGGTTGCAGCACCTGCTAAGGTAGCAGAACCGGTCAAAGTTGAGCCCGCCAAAGCGGTAGCTCCACAGGAAATGACAGAATACCCTTACGGTGTAAAATTGATTGAAAAGAACAATTCCGGAACGAAGGTGTTTGATCTTTTCATTGTCCATACTAACGACATTAACGGCAATATTTATGCCGAGAATGGTGGTATGGGTGTAGCTAAGCTTTCAACTATGCTGAAAGCCGCTCAGGGTATCACTGACAACTGGTTGCTTTTAAACTCGGGAAGCGTTGGTGAATTGCCAGCTTCTGCTTTTCAAACTGCAGCAGATGTAATTGATGGACTTGGTTATGATGCATATACCCCACAGGCTATTCAGCTTGCCACCGGTATTGCAGGAACCAAAAAAGCCATTCCCCTCAGTGCAAATGCGCTTGATTCAAAAGGCTATCTGGTTGCTCAGCCCTATCAGGTCTATGATTTCAACGGATTCAAGGTTGCAGTCGTAGGTCTCGTAGCGCCCAAAGCCATCCAGGGTGTTTCCTTTACAAGTGATTTGATCCTTCAGAATGCACAGGCTGCAATCGACATCGCAAAACAGTATGTTGATTACGTCGTTGTTCTCGGCGACCTTGGAAGCAAGGGCCAGTTGAACAGTGATTTCGTCTGCCAGAACTTGAATGGGATTGATCTTTTTGTAGACGGAAACGGAAGTGCTGAAGCAAAGACGGTCAATGGTACATTGATTGTTCGCGCTGACCAGAATCTCCAGAGCCTCGGTGCCGTTCAGCTCCATGTTGAAAATGGTGCTGTTACTGCCACCTATCCTATGATTCTTCCTGCAAAGGACGTTCTTGATCCTGCTCACTCCCAGATTGCAAAAGCTTTCAGTGGTGTTGCACAGGCCTATGGATATTCCCTTACCTCAGTTCCTGAGGATCCAGCCATTGTTTCTTTGATCGGGCCAACCCCGGTGAAGAAAGCCGCGGTAGTAGCTCCTGCAAAAGCAGCAGCTCCTGCTAAAGCAGCTGAACCTGCTCCTGTTGTAGCTCCTGCTCCTGTTGTTGCCCCTGCTCCAGCTCCGGCACCAGCTCCTGCAAAGGTTGCTGTTGAAGCAAAGAAACCTGAGATTGTCTATCCTTATGGTGTGAAAGAAATCCAGAAGAACGAAGACGGTGCAAAGGAATTTGACCTGTTTGTTGTTCATACCAACGACGTACATGCTCGTATTACACCGGCAGACGGCGGAATGGGTTATTCCAAGCTTGCTACCATGTTGAAGATGGGCAGAGCTTTGACTGACAACATTCTTTTGCTCGATGCTGGCGATGTCACCCATGGCACAAACCTTGCGAACATGTTCGAAGGCGAGCCCGTTGGTGTACTTCTCGATATGCTCGGGTACGATGCTGTTGCTCCTGGTAACCACGATTTCAACTATGGAAAAGATCGTCTTATCGAAGCTGCAAAGTATGCAGAAGCAAATACCAGTCTCAAGGTCTTGAGTGCCAACATCCTCGATAAAGATGGATATTTGGTGTTCCAGCCTTACCAGGTATATGATTTCAACGGATTCAAGGTTGCTGTCGTCGGTCTCACCACCCCCGATACTGCTACCAAGACCCATCCTAAAAATGTCCAAGGTCTTTCTTTCATGGATGATGTAATCATTCAGAATGCACAGGCTGCCATCGATGTTGCCCGTTCAATGGTTGACTATATCATTGTTCTCGGCCATATCGGTCTTGACTATGATGGAGCTTCAGGCATTACCAGCGACTTGATCTGCCAGAATGTTAAGGGAATCGACTTGTTTGTAGATGGTCACAGCCACACTACCCTCGAACAGGGTAAGAAAGTTGGTGACACTCTCATCGTACAGACTGGTTCCTATATGCAGAATGTTGGTGTTGTACAGATTCATGTTAAGAATGGAAAAGTTACTGCAACCTATCCGATGTTGATTCCTGCAAAGGACGTTTTGGATCCTAAGAATTCCGCAATGGCCAAGGCCTATGGAATTACTGACATCCCCAACGACCCACAGGTTGATGAATATGTCGGTTACATGACTGCCAAGTTGGGCGACCAGCTTAACAGGGTTATTGCAACTATTCCTGAGACCCTGCAGGGTGAACGTGCCGATGTACGTACCAAGCAGACCAACCTCTCCAAGCTTATTACAAAGGCTATGACCGAAGAAAGCGGCGCTGACTTTGCCATCACCAATGGCGGCGGTATCCGTACTTCGATTGCAGCTGGAAACGTAACAGTTGGCGATGTAGTCAAGGTGCTTCCTTTCACAAACATCATCACCGTTTGTGAGATCAAGGGTTCTGAAGTCTATGCTGCTCTCGAGCATGGCTACAGCATGTTGCCTGAGACCAATGGTGCTTTCTCCCAGACTGACCTTCAGGTTGTTTACAACCGGTATGCAGCTCCTGGAAAACGTATCCTGCGCGTCTTGCTCAACGGAAAGGTCCTTGATAAGAATGCTACCTATAAAGTAGCTACCAATGACTTCATGGCTGCTGGCGGCGATGGATACACCATGTTCGGTAAGGTCCTTACTGAAGGCTCCTTGCTCAGTGATGTGTTCATGGATTACCTTGCAGCTAACTATCCTGTGAAGTAG